A window of Devosia chinhatensis genomic DNA:
GATGAAGGTCGACTTGCCAGCGCCATTGTCCCCCAGCAGGCAATGACACTCGCCCGGCATGACGGAAACGGACACGCCATTGAGCGCAATTACCGGACCGAACTGCTTTTTGATGTCGATGAGCTCGATAAGAGGTGTATCGGCCATGGCTCAGCGCTCCCCTGTAATGAGGCGGCGGATATAGGTGTTGAGGATGACCGCCAGCAGCAGGATAACCCCAAGGAACACGCGGAACAGCGAGCTTTCGACACCTGCGAAGAACAGACCCTGTTGCACCACCCCGAAGATCAGTGCACCCAGAGCTGCACCGATCACCGAGCCATAACCGCCGGTCAGGAGCGCGCCGCCGATCACAACGGCAATGATGGCCTCGAACTCCTTGAGCAGGCCACGGTCCGCCGCTGCCGAGCCGAATTCCATAACTTGGCAGGCCGCAAAGATCGTCGCGCAGAAAGCCGAGAACACGAACATGGCAATCTTCACGCGATCGACAGGCACGCCGACATAGCGGGCCGCCTTGGCATCGCCGCCGGCGGCATAGATCCAGTTGCCGAAACGCGTCCGGGTCAAAAGCACATGAGCGAAGATGATGAGGGCAATGGCCCAGATCATCAGCATGGGAATCCCGTCGACGACCGGCTGCCCTGCCCGGTTGCCCGCCTGAAAGGTTGCAATCCAGCCCATATCCGCCAGCCAGTAGAAAATGAACCCGAGGACCTTCCCCCCGAACAGGGTAGCTAGCCAGTCGCCCTGCGCCGCCTCACGGACCCCACCGATAATGGTCTGCCGCGTCGTGGAGATGGAAAGGTAGATGGTCAGGCCGCGCAGGATATAGAGCGAGGCCAAGGTGACGATGAAGGATGGCAGGCCGGTCTTGATCACCAGGTACCCGTTGGCCGCCCCAATCAGCATCGCTACGATGAAAGCCGCGATGATCGAGGCCCACATTGGCCAACCCAGATGCACGCTGAGCAGGGCGATCACGATACCGGCAAACCCGATCATCGAGCCCACGGACAAGTCGAACTCGCCCGCGATCATCAGCAGGCAGGCACCCACCGCGATGATCGCGAACTGCGCCGATACGACACCCCAGTTCATGATGCCGTCGGCCGCAAACATGCCGGTACCGCCGGCGACGATGGCAAAGTAGATGAATACAAGCACTGTGCCCGCCATGGCGCCGAGTTCGGGGCGGACAAAGGCACGACGCAGGGTCGACTGCCGCTGAACACGTTCATCGGCGGTCGGCGCGCCCGGGGGCTGGTCAACCATTCAGATGTCTCCGAGATACAGAGGGCGCCACGCGCCTGTCAGAATATCCGGGGCCGAAGCGGCCCCGGATGACCGGAAAAGATCAGCGGTACTGACCCGCATATTGCTCGACCAGGGCGATATTGTCCTTGGTGATGAAGCCCGGGCCCGAATTGATCGAATTGCCCGGCACCACGCCGTAACGCGCCAGATTGGTCAGCACGACGACAGGGAGATAGCCCTGCAGGAACGGCTGCTGGTCGATGGCGAAGTTGATCGTACCGTCCTTCACGGCAGCGGCGATCTCGGTGGAAAGGTCGAAGGTACCGAAGAAGATGGCGCCGGCCTGTCCGGTAGCATTGAGAGCGGCAATGGTCGGATGTGCAGAGGTTGGGCCGAGAGTCAGGATGCCATTGGTGTCGGGATTGGTCTGCAGGTACGCCGCGACCTTGGACTGGATTTCGCCAGGGTCCTGTCCGGCATCGATCATCTGATTGCCCAGCTCGACGCCCAGCGCATCGGCAAAACCCTGACACCGCTCAACCGAGGCCGGGTTGGTGATGTAGTGGTTGACGCACAGGAAGCTGGTGACGCCGGCTGCCTTTGCCTGCTCCCCTGCCCCGAAGCCCGCATCGTATTCCGGCTGGCCAACGTGCAGCAGCGCCCCGATTTCCTTGGACTGCTCGACCGTCCCCGAATTGATGGTGATCACTGGAATGCCCCGGTCTACGGCATCGGCCAGCGGCCCCTTGAGCACGTCGAAGTCGGCGATGGTCGCGATGATGCCATTGGGGCCGGACGCAGCAGCCTGTTCGATGATGCGAGCCATGTCGGCGAGGTCACCGGTCGGTGGGTTGCGATACTCGACGGTCACATCCATCTGTTCGCCTGCCAGGGCAATGGCGTTCTTGATCGTGTTCCACCAGCTGTCCGAATCCGGAGCATGGGACACAAGCACGAACCGCTCTCCCTCCGCGGCGGCAGGCATGACGGTGGCCGGCAAAACGGCAGCGGCAAGCGCCAGGGCAGCGAGGCCCTTCGTAAGAATGTTCATCGATTTCCTCCCTCGTGAACCTCCGCAGAAATGGCCCGTATGTTCTATTTTAAGCCACCTGCGAAACAAACATTCCATTTTTAATGAATGTCGTCAAGCGGTGCTCGGAGGGCAAAAGAAAAGGGGCCCGAGGGCCCCTTTCCAGTTCACGAATGACGGTCGTCTTACTCGGCGGCGGGAGCGGCGATCTTCACCGTCTCCGCCTGGCGGCGGCGTTCATCCAGGATCAGATCGTCGCGCTTGGAGGCGATCTGCTTGGCCTTGGACTGGCCGGCACCGGTACCGGCCGGGATCAGTCGGCCCACGATGACGTTTTCCTTCAGACCTTCGAGAAGGTCGGCCTTGCCGGACACTGCAGCCTCGGTGAGGACGCGCGTCGTCTCCTGGAAGGATGCCGCAGAGATGAACGAGCGGGTCTGCAGCGACGCCTTGGTAATGCCGAGCAGGACCGGGTTGGCCGTTGCAGGCTTCTTGCCTTCGGCGACCAACGCATCGTTGAGCTCGTCGAAGTCCAGCTTGTCGAGCTGCTCATCCTTGAGCAGGCCGCTCTCACCCGGATCGACGATTTCGACCTTCTGCAGCATCTGGCGAACAATCACTTCGATGTGCTTGTCGTTAATCAACACGCCCTGCAGACGATAGACTTCCTGGATCTCGTTCACGAGGTAGCGC
This region includes:
- a CDS encoding sugar ABC transporter substrate-binding protein yields the protein MNILTKGLAALALAAAVLPATVMPAAAEGERFVLVSHAPDSDSWWNTIKNAIALAGEQMDVTVEYRNPPTGDLADMARIIEQAAASGPNGIIATIADFDVLKGPLADAVDRGIPVITINSGTVEQSKEIGALLHVGQPEYDAGFGAGEQAKAAGVTSFLCVNHYITNPASVERCQGFADALGVELGNQMIDAGQDPGEIQSKVAAYLQTNPDTNGILTLGPTSAHPTIAALNATGQAGAIFFGTFDLSTEIAAAVKDGTINFAIDQQPFLQGYLPVVVLTNLARYGVVPGNSINSGPGFITKDNIALVEQYAGQYR
- a CDS encoding ABC transporter permease yields the protein MVDQPPGAPTADERVQRQSTLRRAFVRPELGAMAGTVLVFIYFAIVAGGTGMFAADGIMNWGVVSAQFAIIAVGACLLMIAGEFDLSVGSMIGFAGIVIALLSVHLGWPMWASIIAAFIVAMLIGAANGYLVIKTGLPSFIVTLASLYILRGLTIYLSISTTRQTIIGGVREAAQGDWLATLFGGKVLGFIFYWLADMGWIATFQAGNRAGQPVVDGIPMLMIWAIALIIFAHVLLTRTRFGNWIYAAGGDAKAARYVGVPVDRVKIAMFVFSAFCATIFAACQVMEFGSAAADRGLLKEFEAIIAVVIGGALLTGGYGSVIGAALGALIFGVVQQGLFFAGVESSLFRVFLGVILLLAVILNTYIRRLITGER